The following nucleotide sequence is from Pseudobdellovibrionaceae bacterium.
TAAAGTTTAAAAAGAAAAAGAGGGGAGATGAGTCAGACAAGGTCGTGCATCCTGCACTTAATGTGGCAAACTCGGTACTAGGCCAATCCTTGGCTGGTACTGAATTCTTGATCCTGTCTCCTGCGCGAAACTGGAATCTCTTGAACCATCCTTGGTTAACGCTCTCTAACTCACCAACCCCCCAGTGCAAACACATCCATGTGTTGTGCACCTTAAGTTTAATTTTAGCTTTAATGTTTAAATCCTTAAAATCCTTTTTCATAAAATTTCCAAGTCACCCTGTAGGGCACCCGCCGACTTGATACTCTGTAAGATGGTGATCAGGTCTTTAGGAGAGACGGCCATGCGATTTAAAATTTTGACCAAGTCTCCAACACTTGCTGTTTCATCGATGATCATGACCTTCTCTTCTTCCTTCCCTTTAGCCGAGCCACTCCCGACCTTAATCGACAGGTCTCCATGACTAATGGCCACCTTGGAAATCCGGACCCCATGGCCTATGACGACAGTCCCGGTTTTCTCATTAACCACGACTTTAGCTCGGATATCTGGAGACACATCCAGAGACTCAATCATCGCCAACAACTCCACTCCCTTTCCCTCGTATTGCGTGGGAGAGATGATATCGATGGTTCCTGCATCAAGAGCAGTGGCGTACTTCCCGGCCAAATCCATATTCACTTTCTGTGCAACCCGCGCCGCCGTGGTGAAATCCGGATTATGCAAGGTCAGGCGAAACATTTTGCGATTGGAGAACTGATCTCCCACATCCCTTTCGATGATGGCACCGTTTGGAATGCGCCCCACTGTCTCGTGCACACCCCCCTGGGCGTGGCCGACAAGAATGGGCCCTTGGGCGACAGCATAGATCTGCTGATCGGCTGCTCGCAGAGGAGATTGCACCAGGGTCCCACCTTTAAGGCTTGTGGAGTCGCCAATAGCATTGACCGTAATGTCCAACTGATTTCCGGCGCGGGAGAAGGCCGGCAAAGTGGCCGTGATAATGACTGCGGCAACGTTTTTACTTCCGCCTTCCTTACCCTGAAGCTTCATTCCCATGTGATCCAGCAATCTCTGCAAGCTTTTATCTGTATATTCAGACTTGCTGTCGCCACTACCATTAAGGCCCACCACCAAACCATAACCGACCAGCTGGTTGCTACGCACGCCTCGAATGTTTGCGATATCTTTGAGACGGGCGGCATTAGCATTTAGAGCACAAGCGAGAAGAATAACTAGTACTTGGAGAGTGATAAAAGTCTTCATTCGCTCTTCCTCTTTACACTGACGATGTCAAACTTAGGATCCAACAACGAGCTTGAGCTGATTCCCTCATCCGAGAAGTCCTCTGACCGCACAATTCCCGTAACAATGACTTTGTACTCGCGAGATCCAATCATAAATGGCTGACTGCCCCGCACTCGGTAGTTGCCGTCAATCATGCGCTCAGTGATGCGTGTAGGAACTGTCTTCACGGGAAAGTCGGAACCAGCATTGAGCACGTCGGATTTACTGTCTTCTTCCTTGCCAGCTTCCTTCGGAGCAGGTGCTCCTGGAGGCTTAGCTGCTCCCGGGGCAGCCGGTGCCGCTGCGGGATCTCGCACCGGCGGTGGCTCGGCCCTTCGCTCCAGCTTTGCCAACAATTTGCGAATGACTGTCACCTTTGACTGCAACTGATCGCGAGGCTCGCCATCAATACGCACACTCATGGGATCGCCAATCATGCGAATGATATTTTGTGAAAACAGATAAGAGCCCTGCCCCTCCATGATCCACAGCGATCCAGCGTGGCCCTCCAGCTGGGCCTCTTCCTGGAGGGATTGCTTGGTCGCCCGTTTGTATTGGCGACGTACGTTATTATAGAGGTTGGAGTTGTCTGAAAACTTGGTGTACTGAGGCTTGGGCGGAGCTGCGGCTTCCGCCGCCCCTCCACCACCACCGAGAAAGGCTTTCATTTTTTTACCAAAGCCGGCGCAGCCGACAAGGGATAGGGTCAGCAAAGCGATGCTGGTCAATTTCAACAGACTGAGAACAGGGGATCGCCGCTTCATTTCAACTCCACCGAACCTTTAGCGACGGCCACACCGGTGATGATCTGTTTGGATGATGCATTTCGCAATCTCACCACATCGCCGATAAAGCCATCGCTTTCCGCCTGGGCCATCATCGAGATCTCAAGGGGCCCCTCGGCTGACACCACTTTAATCCACTCGCCACGACTGACCGCCTTTTCCTTTGCCAAATCGCTTTGCCAGAGAATCTGTCCCACGGCCTTGGTCATTTTGGTTTTTCTTCCCACAAGTGATTCTTTAGTTGGTATGGCGTCTCGGGCATAGGTGACGTCGCGAAATTCAAACTGCACATCAGTTTCGCCCAATCTCTCGTTGAAGGACATGTTGCGCGTGACCACTGGCACCTGTCTTTTGATCTTTGCCACGCCGTTGATCCAAAAGCGTTTGCCATTGCCATCCTGTGAGTTCCCATCCAATACCCGAATACCAATACTGAAGGAGCCACGGGGAAGTGGTGGCGCTCCAATAAATGACCACTCATTCACTCGGCTTCCCTCGGGTAGGCGTGGAAGCGATAACTCCTGAATTTCGAATCTACAGTCAGGGCACTGCGCCTGCCACTGACTAACAAGTCCCTGTTTAATTTCTTGTCCCGGAAGCTGCACACCCGGGTTTTCCACGGTGACTTCACTGGGAATTCTAAAGTTATATTGATCAATCACTTCTGGTTTTGCGGCCTTGGCTCGGCGAAGAAGAGAGGAGATCAGCTGGCTGGTGAGAACCCGTTTTTCACCGACCCGGGGGGCGTCGGCTAGGGAATAGGATGCAAAGACATCTTTTAACTCAACGGATTTAACCTGACCTGGTAGGATGTCGCCCAGGGTGAGTGAACTCTGCCCATTGGTCCTAACCAAGGCCGGGATAGTGATTTCTTCCCGCGCTGAAACACAGGTCACAAACAGAAAGAATAAAAGAACACCAAGGCTTATTCTCAAACCATTACCTCAGATTATTCATATATTGGAGCATTTGATCAGTTGCCTGCACGACTTTGGAATTGGTTTCGTAAGCACGCTGGGCCGTAATCATATTCACCATTTCGTCCACAACATTCACATTACTGGTTTCCAACTGACCCTGGGCCACCACTCCGAGACCGTTTTGACCAGGAGTTCCCTGCTGAGGAAGACCACTGGCATTGGAGGGAACAAAAAGGTTTTGGCCTACACTCTTAAGTCCTGCCGGATTCACAAAATTCACCAATTGAATCTGTCCAATATTCTGAGGAACCGTGTTCACGCCGGTAATGATCTGTACAGACCCATCAGGATTAATCTCCACTCCCGTCGCATCTGGCGGAATCGTAATCTCAGGCTGGAGAATATGACCATTCTGATCAGCCAGACGTCCATCAGGAGCCTTTTTAAATGCTCCGTTTCGAGTGTAGCCGATCTGGCCACTGGGCATTTGCACGGGGAAAAACCCCGAACCTTGGATTTCAATGTCAAATGGGGCTCGGGTTATTTTAGTCGAGCCCTGGACAAAGTCCTTTTGCACAGCCGCAGTCTTGACCCCTAACCCTACCTGAACGCCGGTGGGGGAAATGGAGTTGGCCCCACTTTGTGCCCCGGGCTCTTTGACCGTCTGATACATGAGATCCTCAAATTCAGCCCGAGCCTTTTTAAACCCAGTGGTGGATACGTTGGCCAAATTGTTGGCAATTGTATCCATATTAGTTTGCTGAGCTTGCATGCCGGTTGCGGCTGTATTTAACGCCTTAAGCATAGTCCCTCATATTCTCCATTAGCTCGTTCGCGGTACCTCAGTCATCAGCTTCTGATCCATTTGATCAAAGGCTTTGATTGCCTGCTGAGTGCTTTCAAAAGCGCGTGTTGTGGCAATCATGTCCGTCATTTCTTCAACAATGTTGACGTTACTTCCTTCAAGAAATCCCTGATGAACTTTCATCCCATCCGAGGGGCGCAATTCCGTGTTGAATGTGGGCTTAAATCCATAAAGAGAACTGCCTGTTTTGATAAGCCCATCTGCCTGCCTGGGCTCTACCAAAGACAGGTCGGCCACACTTTCTCCACCGACAAAGACCTCACCCTCATAAGACACCGTGATGTTTCTATTATTGCCAATTTGAATGGTCCGCTGTGCTGGGTCCTGAGCCCCTTGGGCGAGAACAGGATAACCTTCCTTCGTCACCATCCGTCCATTGGTATCAACCGTGAACGAACCGTTACGAGTGAGTCGCACCCCTTGGGGAGTTAACACCTCGAAAAAGCCCTTTCCCTCCAGACCAAAATCAAGAACGTTGCCACTGGGCTTTAAAGCGCCTTGAGCAAAATCCGTGTAGGATCCGGCAGCGTTGACATATCCGCGATCCCCACCCTGCATATCATAGAAGCTTTCGATCGATGCCGGGATTTTCGGCACCTGGATCACCTCAGGAAGTTTTTCGTAAGCACTTAGATACTCGTTAAAGACCTGACGGTCTTTCTTGAACGATGTGGTGTTACTGTTGGCGATGTTATTGGCCAAAGTCTCCAGTTTGGATGACTGGGCCATTGCCCCGCTGAGTGCCGTGTATATGCCTTTGCTACTCATAAACCTCCCCCACAATCATAAACTGAGCAAAGCCTATGCCACGGCGTAGCCCCATCGACTTTGGTGAAGATTTTTTTTCTCGACTTCAATACAATTGCCATTGAGCCGAAACGAATGGCGGAGACCTCTCACTCTCCGGTCCCAGGTCCAAGTCAGGAATTTGACTGACTCACCGTTTTGTGACGCTCGACATAGGTCCAGGTCCGACGTTGTGATC
It contains:
- a CDS encoding flagellar basal body P-ring protein FlgI encodes the protein MKTFITLQVLVILLACALNANAARLKDIANIRGVRSNQLVGYGLVVGLNGSGDSKSEYTDKSLQRLLDHMGMKLQGKEGGSKNVAAVIITATLPAFSRAGNQLDITVNAIGDSTSLKGGTLVQSPLRAADQQIYAVAQGPILVGHAQGGVHETVGRIPNGAIIERDVGDQFSNRKMFRLTLHNPDFTTAARVAQKVNMDLAGKYATALDAGTIDIISPTQYEGKGVELLAMIESLDVSPDIRAKVVVNEKTGTVVIGHGVRISKVAISHGDLSIKVGSGSAKGKEEEKVMIIDETASVGDLVKILNRMAVSPKDLITILQSIKSAGALQGDLEIL
- a CDS encoding flagellar basal body L-ring protein FlgH gives rise to the protein MKRRSPVLSLLKLTSIALLTLSLVGCAGFGKKMKAFLGGGGGAAEAAAPPKPQYTKFSDNSNLYNNVRRQYKRATKQSLQEEAQLEGHAGSLWIMEGQGSYLFSQNIIRMIGDPMSVRIDGEPRDQLQSKVTVIRKLLAKLERRAEPPPVRDPAAAPAAPGAAKPPGAPAPKEAGKEEDSKSDVLNAGSDFPVKTVPTRITERMIDGNYRVRGSQPFMIGSREYKVIVTGIVRSEDFSDEGISSSSLLDPKFDIVSVKRKSE
- the flgA gene encoding flagellar basal body P-ring formation protein FlgA gives rise to the protein MRISLGVLLFFLFVTCVSAREEITIPALVRTNGQSSLTLGDILPGQVKSVELKDVFASYSLADAPRVGEKRVLTSQLISSLLRRAKAAKPEVIDQYNFRIPSEVTVENPGVQLPGQEIKQGLVSQWQAQCPDCRFEIQELSLPRLPEGSRVNEWSFIGAPPLPRGSFSIGIRVLDGNSQDGNGKRFWINGVAKIKRQVPVVTRNMSFNERLGETDVQFEFRDVTYARDAIPTKESLVGRKTKMTKAVGQILWQSDLAKEKAVSRGEWIKVVSAEGPLEISMMAQAESDGFIGDVVRLRNASSKQIITGVAVAKGSVELK
- the flgG gene encoding flagellar basal-body rod protein FlgG yields the protein MLKALNTAATGMQAQQTNMDTIANNLANVSTTGFKKARAEFEDLMYQTVKEPGAQSGANSISPTGVQVGLGVKTAAVQKDFVQGSTKITRAPFDIEIQGSGFFPVQMPSGQIGYTRNGAFKKAPDGRLADQNGHILQPEITIPPDATGVEINPDGSVQIITGVNTVPQNIGQIQLVNFVNPAGLKSVGQNLFVPSNASGLPQQGTPGQNGLGVVAQGQLETSNVNVVDEMVNMITAQRAYETNSKVVQATDQMLQYMNNLR
- the flgF gene encoding flagellar basal-body rod protein FlgF translates to MSSKGIYTALSGAMAQSSKLETLANNIANSNTTSFKKDRQVFNEYLSAYEKLPEVIQVPKIPASIESFYDMQGGDRGYVNAAGSYTDFAQGALKPSGNVLDFGLEGKGFFEVLTPQGVRLTRNGSFTVDTNGRMVTKEGYPVLAQGAQDPAQRTIQIGNNRNITVSYEGEVFVGGESVADLSLVEPRQADGLIKTGSSLYGFKPTFNTELRPSDGMKVHQGFLEGSNVNIVEEMTDMIATTRAFESTQQAIKAFDQMDQKLMTEVPRTS